The Actinomycetes bacterium nucleotide sequence AATCCTTACCATAGATTCCTACAAACGGCTCATTGCTAACCCCGGAAAAGCCCATATTTATAACCTCGTCAACAAACTGATCCATTTCCCTTGTAGGATCATGAGCTCCAATGCCAGCAATACAGGGGGTCTGTTTAACTACCGGAAGTATCGGCCGGGAAAACTTTATCAACTCATCATTGGCATTGGAATAAGGCAACCATGCCATCAGTGATGAGGTTCCCATCATCCTATAGAAAGCTGTAGAATATATTCCTATTAAATCAGCTCCCCCAATTTCTGCACACTTTGCACTGAGGCCTATACCAGCGCCAAACATAAATATGGCTTTGTTGTTTTCAACCTGCTTTTTTAATAACTTACGGACCTCTAACCTAGAGTATTTTCCAGCCATCTTACCTCCAAGATTCAATTAATTTTTTACTGTTACTATATAATATCTTTTGCAAATCTTCTTCCTCTACAAAACCATCATACTGGTTATTTAGAGATTCTGCTGCTTTCTTTAATGCATCAATTGTGTCATTTTGGTCATATAAAGGGTAATCAGAACCGAAAAGAACCCGGTCAAAATTTCCCACCCATATCTTTACTTGGTACAAAAAATCTTCCATAGGCTTATAGCTTAACTCTTTGTACCTTCCCATATTACTGCTGACATCTACATATACATTTTTGTGTTTCCTCAGCATTACTGCAGTGTCATCAAACCATGGCTTTCCCGCATGTGAAAGCAATATTGGTAAATCCGGAAAGTCACATGCTACTTCATCCAGATATTCAGGCATTGAATAATAATTTTTAAAAGGGCTTATACCAATATAACCGGTATGGAATAAAATAGGCAATTTATAGGTTTCCATCAATTCATATACAGGATAGAGCTTCTTATCATTGGGATAAAATTCCTGAAAGGAAGGATGCAGTTTTAGTCCCCTAAAGCCAAAATCCTCTACGTATTCTTTTATTAGATCTAACGACTCTTTACCTCCGAGGGGGTCGGCCACGCATAGGCCAATCAGTCGGTTATTGCTTTTTTCTATCTCTTTTGCCAGGTAATTGTTTATTTTCTTGTACTTGTTATTGTCGGTTTCTGTTTCCAGGCTTATGCCTGCAACTATACTTATTTCAACTTTATCTTCATCCATCTTCCCCAATATACCTTCAGCAGTCAGGGCACTATAAGATTCATCCCAGATATTTCTTTTTTTAAGATACTGGACCATGGAAGGAGTAGTCTCTTCACTGGGCCATAGATGTGTGTGTGCATCTATTAACATTTTTCCCTCT carries:
- a CDS encoding amidohydrolase family protein, whose translation is MLIDAHTHLWPSEETTPSMVQYLKKRNIWDESYSALTAEGILGKMDEDKVEISIVAGISLETETDNNKYKKINNYLAKEIEKSNNRLIGLCVADPLGGKESLDLIKEYVEDFGFRGLKLHPSFQEFYPNDKKLYPVYELMETYKLPILFHTGYIGISPFKNYYSMPEYLDEVACDFPDLPILLSHAGKPWFDDTAVMLRKHKNVYVDVSSNMGRYKELSYKPMEDFLYQVKIWVGNFDRVLFGSDYPLYDQNDTIDALKKAAESLNNQYDGFVEEEDLQKILYSNSKKLIESWR